A part of Synechococcus sp. KORDI-49 genomic DNA contains:
- a CDS encoding DUF92 domain-containing protein gives MPWLSALLIHGVLIALAQRLPLLTRAGWIHAGALGTILLGSLGWQGWLAVVLYLVLGSAVTKLGFRDKQRRGLAEARGGSRGPENVWGSAATGAALALLIGAGVEPRSVLLVGFAASFAAKLADTFGSEIGKRWGRTTVLITSFRRVPPGTEGAISLEGTLASAFGSLLMSVLMLALQLIPSWPLTGLVMLIGLVATLAESLFGALVQDRYDWMSNELVNALQTSLAAVLAITAMRI, from the coding sequence ATGCCCTGGCTCTCAGCCCTGTTGATTCATGGGGTGCTGATCGCCCTGGCGCAGCGACTGCCGCTGCTCACACGGGCGGGCTGGATCCATGCCGGAGCCCTTGGAACGATTCTGCTGGGTTCCCTTGGTTGGCAGGGTTGGCTGGCCGTGGTGCTCTATCTGGTGCTCGGCAGTGCCGTCACCAAACTCGGTTTCCGCGACAAGCAGCGCCGTGGTCTGGCCGAAGCCCGCGGAGGCAGCCGTGGGCCGGAAAACGTCTGGGGTTCGGCTGCCACCGGTGCTGCGCTGGCGTTGCTGATCGGCGCCGGAGTGGAGCCCAGGTCGGTGCTGCTGGTGGGTTTCGCCGCCAGTTTCGCCGCCAAGCTGGCGGATACCTTCGGCAGTGAGATCGGCAAGCGCTGGGGACGCACAACCGTTCTGATCACCAGCTTCCGTCGCGTGCCACCCGGTACGGAAGGGGCGATCAGCCTGGAGGGAACCCTGGCCAGTGCCTTCGGCAGCCTGCTGATGAGTGTTCTGATGCTTGCGCTGCAGCTGATTCCGTCCTGGCCGTTGACCGGTCTGGTGATGCTGATCGGTCTGGTGGCGACCCTGGCCGAGAGTCTGTTCGGTGCGCTGGTGCAGGACCGTTACGACTGGATGAGCAACGAACTGGTGAATGCGCTGCAGACCTCCCTGGCGGCAGTTCTGGCCATCACAGCGATGCGGATCTGA